A region from the Nostoc sp. HK-01 genome encodes:
- the phhB gene encoding pterin-4-alpha-carbinolamine dehydratase, translating to MTQLLTKAEIHKLANSLSGWTVESNKLQTLRKFKDFVAAIEFVNKLVEPAESAAHHPDIEISYNKVKVTLTTHDAGGLTQKDFDLAAIISQIV from the coding sequence ATGACACAACTACTGACCAAAGCAGAAATTCACAAACTGGCAAATAGTCTGTCGGGTTGGACTGTAGAGAGTAACAAGTTACAGACTCTACGTAAATTTAAAGATTTTGTTGCAGCAATTGAATTCGTGAATAAATTAGTGGAACCTGCTGAATCAGCGGCACATCATCCAGACATAGAAATTTCTTATAACAAAGTCAAAGTTACACTCACCACTCATGATGCAGGTGGGTTAACCCAAAAAGACTTTGACCTAGCAGCTATAATTTCTCAAATCGTTTAA